TCCTAATTCTCCTTTAGCTAGGTATCTCTCCCAAAATGTTTCTTCTCCCTTGGTTCAAGAAACCAGAAAGATTAAACTTGAGGAGGAGTCAGCGGTTATAGAGGCTTATAAAAAAATTGCTCCTTCAGTAGTAAGTATAGTTGCTTTGCAGGAGGTTACTAATTTTTTTGGCGAGGAAATAGTTTCCCGGGGAGGGGGGACAGGGTTTATTGTCACTAGTGATGGTTTGATTCTTACTAACAAGCACGTTGTTTCTAACCTTAATGCGCGCTATACAGTATTTCTTTCTTCAGGTAAAAGCTATACGGCTAAGGTGAAAAGCATAGATCCTTTTAATGATTTGGCTATTTTGAAAATTAATGCTTCAGGATTAAAGGCAGTAGAGCTTGGCGATTCAGATGATTTAGAAATAGGTCAAAGAGTAATAGCTGTGGGTTATGCTTTGGCTGAGTTTGAAAATTCAGTTACTTTGGGAATTATTTCTGGAAAAGAGAGAACGGTTGAGGCTTATGGATCTTCAGGTGGGGGGGAGAAGTTAGAAGGGATGTTGCAGACAGATGCTGCTATTAATCCCGGCAATTCCGGCGGTCCTTTGGTTAATTTGGCTGGTCAGGTTGTGGGTATTAATACTGCTGTGGCTTCACAGGCAGAAAATATTGGTTTTGCTATTCCGATTAATGTAGCCAAAAAAGCAATTGAGAGTGTAAAAAAATACGGCTACATCAAAAGACCAATGATTGGTATTCGTTATGTGCCTATTACGCCTCAGTTGGCAAAGGCCAATAATCTTTCAGCGGATTATGGAGCTTTGATTTATAGCCGTGATCCAAGGTTGTTTGCAGTGATGCCCAATTCGCCGGCAGCTAAAGCTGGTTTAAAAGAAGGAGATATTATTATTGCTTTGGGAGGAGAAAAGATAGATGCTTCACATTCATTAAGGCGCTTATTGCAAAAATATGATCCCGGCCAAGAAGTAGAGATTACCTATATCAGAGAAGGAAAAGAGCATAAAGCAAAGCTTGTTTTGGATGAAATGAAACAATAAACATAAACCCGCTCTTTTGCTATGTTAAGAGCGGGTTTGGGTTGGTAGAGTTCATATTTTCCCCTCCCTTCTTTGCGGGCATTGACTTCAGCATTTTTGCTTTGGTGAGGTTCGAGAAGAGTTTTTTTGTTTTTTAAGGAGTGGAGAGGTGATGCGTATTATTTTTCCCTGGTTGTAGTCAATAGTCATTTTACAACGACACAAAGGATTGAGGCATCTGGTTGAAAAGATGTTTGGTCCTTCCATTTTGATCATTGGGTCGAGTTGATACTGCCCGCAAACCGGGCAATAGGCTGGAAGGTAAAAAAATTTTCTTTCAAGGGCTTTTTGCACTCTTTTCTTCAGTTCTCTTTTTGTCATCTTTTTCACTCCTTCCTTGTTTTTAAGGTGCGGGTATTTGTTCAGGGTGATTTCAAGGCCTGTAAATTTTTATTATTCCCTGAACTGTTTCGTAAAAAACCGCTCCTTTTGGGTTTAGGTATTTTTTAGCGTCTTTTAGAAGTTTTTCAATTTGCCCTTTGTCTTGAAGAGCCAGTTTTGGTTCAAATTTAAGCTCGTTTTTTATTTCTACTTTTTTTAAATAAGGAAGATTGGCAAGAATTAGATCAAATTTGTCGTTTATGGCTTCAAAAAGATTGCTTTTAATAAATCTTATTTCAGTTTGATTTTTTTGAGCATTAATTTTTGCTACTTTAATAGCTTTTGTAGAGATATCAGAAGCAATAATTTGAAATTTTATTCTTCTTTTTTCCAGTTCCTTAGCCAAAGCAATGGCAATACACCCTGAGCCAGTGCCTAAATCTAAAATTTTCCATTGTTTTCGCGATCGCTGGATAATAAAATTAAGAGTTTTTTCTACTATTTTTTCAGTTTCTGGCCTAGGAATTAGCACTTTTTTGTCAACATAAAAACTATAGCCAAAAAACTCTTTTCTCTTGATAAGATAAGCTAAAGGTATGTGTTTTTGGCGTTTGCGGATTAAGTTTTTAAACTTGATTTCAAAATGTGGTTTAAGAGATAAATCTGAATGGGCTAAAATGAATTCTTTGGGTTTTTTGAGCACAAAAGCTAAAAGCAGGAGAGTGTCTAAGCTTGGGGTTTTAGATTTGTTTTTAAGTTTTTTTTCACCCCAAAAAAGCCACTTTTTTAATTTAGAGGCTTTTGATTTTTTCTCTAACTTCAGCATCTTGCAGTTTTTTAATAATAGGGTCTAGGTCGCCTTCCAGCACTTTTTCCAGAGCGTAAATAGTAAGGTTGATGCGATGGTCAGTTATGCGGTTTTGGGGGAAGTTGTAAGTTCTAATTTTGTCGCTTCTGTCAAGTTTGCCGACCATTGTTTTTCTTTTTTCTTTTTCCTTGTTTTGTTCTTTTTCTAAACGTAGAGCCAAAAGTTTGGAACGTAGAATTTTAAGAGCTTTTTCTTTGTTTTTGTGTTGGCTTTTTTCGTCTTGGCAGGAAACAACTGTGCTTGTGGGCAGATGGGTGATGCGGACAGCAGAATCAGTAGTGTTTACAGACTGGCCGCCGGGTCCTGAGGAGCGGAAGGTGTCAATACGCAGCTCTTCTGGCTTGATTTCTATATCTATTGTTTCTGCCTCGGGAAGGACAACGACCGCTGCTGCTGAAGTATGAACTCTGCCTTTTTTTTCTGTCTGAGGAACTCTCTGTACTCGGTGCACACCGCCTTCAAATTTTAAAAGGCCGTAAGCTTTTTCACCTTTGATTAAAATTTTTGCTTCTTTTATGCCTCCCAGAGGTGTTTTTTGCCAGTCCAGAATTTGGCTTTTGAAGCCTTTTCTTTCCGCAAAGCGCAAATACATTCTCAAAAGGTCGCTGGCAAAAAGCTCAGCCTCATCTCCTCCTGTGCCAGCGTGTATTTCTAAAATAGCGTTTCGCCTGTCAGTTGGATCCTCGACCAAAAGGCGAAAAAGTTCTTTTTTAACTGTTTTGAGTTCTTGTTTTAGCTTTTTTACTTCTTCGCTGGCCAACTCTTTGAGCTCTGGATCTTTGATAGCTTTTGTTTCGGCTAACTTCTTTTTTAAGGAGAGGTATTTTTTCAAGTAATCCCTTTGGTTTTGCACTACTGACAACTCTTTGGCTGTTTTGGGATTGTTGTTATCCAAAAGAAGCTTTTCAAGTTTTTCAATACGAAGATTTAGCTTTTTAAGTAAGCTTTTTAAATTCATAGTTTTAGTTTAGCTTAAGCTTTTTTCTTTTTTAAGAGTTTGGCTTTTTTGAGTCGTTCTTTGAATTTTTCTACTTGGCCGGTTGTATCAACCAGTTTTTGGTTGCCAGTGTAAAGAGGATGGCAGTGAGAACAAATTTCAACTTTTAGATCTTTATCTCTAGTAGATAAGGTTTCAAAAACAGCTCCGCAGTCACAGCGGATTTTTATCCAGTTGAGTTTTGTTTTTTGTTTTTTGCTTTTGTCCATAGTTTTTGGCTCTTGCAATAGTTGATTCTATATGTTAGCATTCTTTCTGTCAATAAAAGAAATATTTTTATTTAAGTAAAATTAATTAGTTTAAATGGCTGATTTGGTCAGTGCTAAAAAAATTGAAGAACTAGGAGGCCACTTAGGTCATCTGCGCAGTATTTTGCATCCCTCTTTTAAGCCTTATGTGGCTGATATCAAAAACAGGGTTGTTTTTATTGATACTAAAAAAACAGTAGTCAAGCTTAAAGAGGCTTTAGATTTTCTCAAAAAACACAAGAAAGAAAAAGTTTTATGGGTGGGAAGCAAGGTTACAGCCAAAGAGTTTATTAAAGAGATTGGCAAAGGTTTGGGCCACCCCTATGTGGCTGAAAAGTGGTTAGGAGGAATGCTTACTAACTTTGAGACTTTGAAAAAGAATTTACAGCGTCTTGAGGAGTTAAAAAATAAGGAAGAAGGCCAAAAGTTTAAGGCGATGACAAAAAAAGAGCGTCAGTTGCTTCAGCAAAAAAGAGAGCGAATGGAGAGAGTTTTATCCGGATTGGTTAACTTAAAAGAAATGCCTGAGATAATAGTAGTGGTGGATCCTGCGCACGAAGAGATCGCTGTTAAGGAGGCGCGCAAAAAGGGTCTTAAGGTGGTAGCTATCTGTGATGTAAGTGCTAATCTCGACCAAGTTGATTTTCCTATACCCCTAAATGATGAATCACGTTCAGCGCTTAGGATAGTGCTGGAAAGTTTAGGGCGTTGTTTTGACCCCAATTTTTCTTTAAAGACAGAAACTAAAAAATAAGATGAACATCAAAGATTTAGTTCGTCTTCGGCGTGAAACCCAAGCTCCTCTTTCTGAATGCAAAGAGGCGTTGGAGGAAAGTGAGGGAGACTTATCTAAAGCCAAAAAAATACTTAAAAAGAAAGGTCTTTTAGCAGCCGATAAACGCAAAGATAGGGCAGCAAAGGAGGGAATTATTGGAGCTTATGTCCATTCCAACAAAAAAATTGGTGTTTTGGTTGAATTAGCCTGCGAAACTGATTTTGTTGCTCGCAACAAAGATTTTCAAGATTTTGCCCATAAATTGGCGATGCAGATTGCCTCTATGGATCCTAAAGATATTAAGGAATTATTGAGCCAAGATTGGATTTTTGAATCAGGATCATCTGTGGAGAACATGCTCAAGGAGCTTATTCATAAGACAGGTGAGAATATCCAGATTAAGAATTTTGTTCGTCTTCAGATAGGGTCAAATTAGTGCTATAATTAAAAAAATAAAAAAGTTATGGATTTTGTACAGGTAGAAGTTAGTGCTTTGCGTAAAAAAATGGAAGAGGTCTTAGAAAATTTTAAAGAGGAGATAAAAGGTTTTCGTTTAGGCAAGGCTTCTGCTGCTTTAGTGGAGAATCTTAAGATCCCTTATTATGGCCAAGAAATTCCTCTTAATTCTTTAGCTAATGTTTCGGTGATTGATGTTTTGAACCTATCGGTTGAGCCTTATGATCCCGGCACCAAAGCTGATATTATCCAAGGTTTTAAAAAAGTAGATTTAGGAGCCAATATTATTGAGGAGGGGGATCGTATTCGTCTTTCATTTCCTCCTATTTCAGAGGAGAGAAAAAAGGAGTTGATTAAGCTTTTGGGACAGAAGAAAGAGGAGGCAAAAGTGGTTTTACGCCGTTTGCGGGAAGGAGTTTGGGAGGAGATTCAAAATAAGGTCAAAGATAAAGAGCTTCCTGAAGATGATAAATTTCGGGCTGAAAAGGAGCTTAATGATTTGATCAGTGAGTTTAACCAGCAGTTAGAGGAGTTAGCAGAGGGCAAGGAGAAAGAAATAAATGAGTAGATGGCGATTTTAGTTTTTATTGCTCTTTTAGCGGTTTTAATTTTAGTGCATGAGTTAGGGCATTTTTTAATGGCTAAAAAAGAGGGGGTTAAGGTTGAGGAGTTTGCTTTTGGTTTTCCTCCTCGGCTTTGGTCTAAAAAAATAAAAGGAACGGTTTACTCTTTGAATTTAATTCCTCTTGGTGGTTATGTTCGTCTTTATGGTGAAGATGAGCCTCGGGGAAAAGGAAGTTTTGTTTCAAAGTCTGTTTGGAGTCGTTTCAAAATTATCTCTGCCGGAGTGATAATGAATCTGCTTTTAGGTTATTTGTTTTTGCTCATTTATCTTGGTTTAGGTAATGGTCCTTTAGCTAGCAACCCTTCTGATTACTCTTCTTGGGTTAATAGTTACCGTATTTACCCAATTATTCTGCAAATTGATTCTGATAGTGCGGCAGAAAAAATGGGACTTAAGGTAGGGGATATCATTTTACAGGTTAATGGTAGAGAGTTTGAAAGAGCAGAGTCTTTTTCTCGTTTTACTGCCCAAAATCCGAATCAAGAGATCGAGATGAGTGTTCAGCGTGACAGAGAGATCCTTACTTTAAAAGGCAAAATTGATTCAAATGAGTCAAGAGGGGAGATAGGGGTGACGGTAGCTGATTATTTTGACAAAGTAAGGTTTAAATGGTGGGCAGTGCCTTTAATGGCGGGAATAGATCTTTTTAATTTGATAGTTACAATTTTTTACTTTTTTGGGAATCTTGTGCTTTCTCTTTTTGGTCGAGCTCAACCAATTGGCACTGTGGTAGGGCCGGTTGGTATTTATATCTTAACTAAAAAAGCGGTTGAGTTGGGTTTTAGCTATGTTTTGCGTTTAGCTACTTTTTTGACAGTAAATTTGGCTTTAGTAAACTTTCTTCCTTTGCCAGCGCTTGATGGAGGCAGGGCTATACTTTTAGGTTTGGAAAAAATCAAAGGCAAAAGATTAAAACCAGAAGTAGAGAGTTGGGTGCATTTAGTTGGTTTTATTGTTATCTTGGTTTTAATGGTTGCTTTAACTATCAGGGATATCGTAAAATTATTTTAATTTATGTTGGCTTCAAAAATCATTAAAACTTCAAAAACATCGCCCAAGGCTTCTACTGTTCACGAAACTTTGTTGCTCCAAGGGGGATTTGTACAAAAATTAGGAGCAGGGATTTACCAGTTTTTGCCTTTGGGTTTTTTAGTATATAAGAAAATTTATCGCATTATTGAAGAGGAGTTAAGTAAAATAGGTTTTTTGCCGTTTTTGGCTCCCATGGTGCAACCTTCCTCTATATGGAAAAAGAGTGGACGCTGGGAAGATTTTGGGGCAGAGCTTTTACGTTTTAAGAATCGTTCTCAGGAAGAGTTTGTTTTGGCTCCTACTCACGAAGAAAACGTTAGCTTAGTTGCCAGGCAGCTGATCAAATCTTTTAGAGATCTGCCTTTAGCGCTTAATCAAATCCAGCCCAAATTTAGAGATGAACCTCGAGCAAGAGGCGGCTTGATTCGGCTGCGTGAGTTCACAATGCAAGACGGTTATAGTTTTCACCGAGATAAAAAAGACTTGGATACTTTTTATGAAGAAGTGAAAAAAGCTTATTTAAGGATTTTTGAGCGTGTAGGTTTAAAAGTAAGAGTTGTCTCTTCAGCTAGTGGAGCTATGGGCGGCACTAAAGCAGAAGAGTTTATTGTTGAGAGTGAAGTGGGAGAGGACAGGATTGCTGTTTGTAAAAAATGTAAATACGCAGCTAATTTAGAAGTAGCTCGTTTTAAAGACAGGCTAATAAAAGAAAAACCCAAAAAATTAAAGAGAGTTTCTACCCCCAAAGCTTCTACTATCGAAGAGTTGAGCGGGTTTTTAAAGGTAGATCCTCATCGTTTGGCAAAAATTGTCTTTTTTAAAAACGAAAGAGGCGATTTGATTGTCGCCTGCGTTTTGGGTGATAGAGAGATTAATGAGAGAAAATTAGGTTTGGTTACTGACTCTGAATCGCTTCTTTCTGCGGATGAAAATAAAATCAGAGAATTTGGTTATGAGCCTGGTTTTGCTTCTCCTATACCTCATACAAAAGCAGTAATAGTGATAGATACAGAAGTTTGGAAGAGCAATAATTTGGTTACCGGAGATAATGAAAGGGATTTCCATTTACTAAATTTTAATCCTGCACGGGATATAAAACACAAAAAAGTAAAAATAGCTGATATTGCTGAGGTTAAGGAAGGTGATAGATGTCAATGTGGCGGTTCTTTGAAAGTTAAGCGTGGTATTGAGGTAGGCAACATTTTTCAGTTAGGGGATAAGTATTGTCGTTCTTTTATGGTTCAGTTTACAGATGAAAAAGGAAAACAGCACTTTCCTTTAGAAGGCTGTTATGGGATTGGGTTGGAACGTTTAATGGCTACTATTGTAGAAAAGTATCACGATAAGCAGGGGATTATTTGGCCAAAAGAGACGGCTCCCTTTGATATTTATTTAATTTATTTGGGAGGAGACAAGGAGAAAAAAACAGCAAAAGTGATTTATAGTGAACTTTCTTCTTTGGGTAAAGATGTTCTTTTAGACGATCGTGAAAATTCACCGGGAGAAAAATTTGCGGACGCAGATTTAATAGGTATTCCCTATAGAGTTATTATTAGTTCTAAAACTTTATCTCAGGGTAAAGTGGAAGTAAAAGAAAGGTCAGCCACAAAAAAAGAGTTAGTTGATTTAAAGACTCTAAAAGATTATTTTCAAGATAAATGATTCTGACCTCAAAATTAGCGGCAAGAATAGGTGAGATTAGTGAAAAACCCGGGGTTTATGTTTTTTATAATCAGCAAAAACAACCCCTTTATATTGGCAAAGCTAAAAATTTGCGTCGGCGTATAGCCCACTACTTAAAAGCTGGGGGAAAAGCTAATCAGATTTTAAAGAGTTCTCATTTTTTAAAAATTAACCCTACTGATTCGGAAATAGAAGCTCTTCTTTTGGAGGCCGACCTAATAAAAGTCTTTCAACCAAAATTTAATGTTCGCCAAAAAGACGATCGCAGTTTTTTGTACTTAGTAATCCGTTATGATGATTTTCCTTATCTTGAGGTAGTTAGAGAAAAAAACCTAAACTTAAAAAATAAGGATAAGGTTTTTGGTCCTTTTGTTGATAGCGTTTCTCTTAAAGAAGCTCTTAAGGCTTTACGCCAGATTTTTCCTTTTCGGGATTGTAAACCTTCTCAGTTTCTAAAGGCTCGAAAAAACAAGCACCCCTGTCTTTATTACCATTTAGATAAGTGTTTGGCGCCCTGTTTAGGCAAAGTAAGCAAAAGGCGCTATCAGAATATGATTCAGGAGTTGATATCTTTTTTAAAAATTAAAAAAGATCTATTAGTAAAAAAATGGCAGAGAGAAATGAAAGGAGCAGCTTTAAGGCAGCAGTTTGAGAAAGCCAAAATTTTAAGAGATAGATTAAGGGCTTTGGAAAGATTGTCAAGGCTGAAGTTTATTGCTGAAGATTTGCCAGAAAGAAAAAAGAGTTTTAGGATAGAGGCTTTTGATATTGCTCAGATTTTTGGTGAATCTAAAGTGGGGGGAGAGGTGGTGTATAAAGGCAGTTTAGATAAAGAAAATATTTTAAAGGGGCAATTTTTAAAATCTGAGTTCCGCCGTTTTAAACTTTCGCAAAAAAAAGATGATTTGAACCTTCTTGGAGAGATGCTCAGACGTCGTTTTAAACATCAAGAATGGGAGTTCCCTGATTTGGTTTTGGTAGATGGAGGTGAGAATCATCTTCGTCTCGCCAGGAGAATTTTAAGGGAGTTTGACCTAAATATTCCTGTTGTTGCTTTAACAAAAGACAGACGCCATAAGGTAAAAAGGCCTGTTTTACCTTTTGATAGATTTAAGTGGCCTTATTTGGCTGACTTTGTGCGCAAAAACTGGTTTGTTTTAATAGAGATTGATGATAAGGCTCATCGTTTCAGCCAAAGTTATTTTCACCTGCTTCGCTCACAAAAGATAAAAAAGAAAAGAGGAAAATAGAATTTTTTATACTTTTTATTGGGTTTAAGATATAATTTTGTTGATGAGGTGGGGTGATTTTTGGCAAAGTTGGTTTAAATGGTTGGCTTACTCTCCGGAGGAGATGTTGTATCACGCTCCCAAAATAACGCTTATCGGAGGAGGCAGTGGTCTAGCCAGACTTTTACAAGGCTTGAAGCAGTACACCTATAACCTTTCGGCGATTGTAACTGTTTTTGATTCT
This portion of the bacterium genome encodes:
- the prfA gene encoding peptide chain release factor 1 codes for the protein MNLKSLLKKLNLRIEKLEKLLLDNNNPKTAKELSVVQNQRDYLKKYLSLKKKLAETKAIKDPELKELASEEVKKLKQELKTVKKELFRLLVEDPTDRRNAILEIHAGTGGDEAELFASDLLRMYLRFAERKGFKSQILDWQKTPLGGIKEAKILIKGEKAYGLLKFEGGVHRVQRVPQTEKKGRVHTSAAAVVVLPEAETIDIEIKPEELRIDTFRSSGPGGQSVNTTDSAVRITHLPTSTVVSCQDEKSQHKNKEKALKILRSKLLALRLEKEQNKEKEKRKTMVGKLDRSDKIRTYNFPQNRITDHRINLTIYALEKVLEGDLDPIIKKLQDAEVREKIKSL
- the prmC gene encoding peptide chain release factor N(5)-glutamine methyltransferase; translated protein: MLKLEKKSKASKLKKWLFWGEKKLKNKSKTPSLDTLLLLAFVLKKPKEFILAHSDLSLKPHFEIKFKNLIRKRQKHIPLAYLIKRKEFFGYSFYVDKKVLIPRPETEKIVEKTLNFIIQRSRKQWKILDLGTGSGCIAIALAKELEKRRIKFQIIASDISTKAIKVAKINAQKNQTEIRFIKSNLFEAINDKFDLILANLPYLKKVEIKNELKFEPKLALQDKGQIEKLLKDAKKYLNPKGAVFYETVQGIIKIYRP
- a CDS encoding site-2 protease family protein; the protein is MAILVFIALLAVLILVHELGHFLMAKKEGVKVEEFAFGFPPRLWSKKIKGTVYSLNLIPLGGYVRLYGEDEPRGKGSFVSKSVWSRFKIISAGVIMNLLLGYLFLLIYLGLGNGPLASNPSDYSSWVNSYRIYPIILQIDSDSAAEKMGLKVGDIILQVNGREFERAESFSRFTAQNPNQEIEMSVQRDREILTLKGKIDSNESRGEIGVTVADYFDKVRFKWWAVPLMAGIDLFNLIVTIFYFFGNLVLSLFGRAQPIGTVVGPVGIYILTKKAVELGFSYVLRLATFLTVNLALVNFLPLPALDGGRAILLGLEKIKGKRLKPEVESWVHLVGFIVILVLMVALTIRDIVKLF
- a CDS encoding proline--tRNA ligase, which encodes MLASKIIKTSKTSPKASTVHETLLLQGGFVQKLGAGIYQFLPLGFLVYKKIYRIIEEELSKIGFLPFLAPMVQPSSIWKKSGRWEDFGAELLRFKNRSQEEFVLAPTHEENVSLVARQLIKSFRDLPLALNQIQPKFRDEPRARGGLIRLREFTMQDGYSFHRDKKDLDTFYEEVKKAYLRIFERVGLKVRVVSSASGAMGGTKAEEFIVESEVGEDRIAVCKKCKYAANLEVARFKDRLIKEKPKKLKRVSTPKASTIEELSGFLKVDPHRLAKIVFFKNERGDLIVACVLGDREINERKLGLVTDSESLLSADENKIREFGYEPGFASPIPHTKAVIVIDTEVWKSNNLVTGDNERDFHLLNFNPARDIKHKKVKIADIAEVKEGDRCQCGGSLKVKRGIEVGNIFQLGDKYCRSFMVQFTDEKGKQHFPLEGCYGIGLERLMATIVEKYHDKQGIIWPKETAPFDIYLIYLGGDKEKKTAKVIYSELSSLGKDVLLDDRENSPGEKFADADLIGIPYRVIISSKTLSQGKVEVKERSATKKELVDLKTLKDYFQDK
- a CDS encoding trypsin-like peptidase domain-containing protein gives rise to the protein MPKIDFFTRAKKKRVFHFLVLAFLSGLLGGVVAVLLLFVPNSPLARYLSQNVSSPLVQETRKIKLEEESAVIEAYKKIAPSVVSIVALQEVTNFFGEEIVSRGGGTGFIVTSDGLILTNKHVVSNLNARYTVFLSSGKSYTAKVKSIDPFNDLAILKINASGLKAVELGDSDDLEIGQRVIAVGYALAEFENSVTLGIISGKERTVEAYGSSGGGEKLEGMLQTDAAINPGNSGGPLVNLAGQVVGINTAVASQAENIGFAIPINVAKKAIESVKKYGYIKRPMIGIRYVPITPQLAKANNLSADYGALIYSRDPRLFAVMPNSPAAKAGLKEGDIIIALGGEKIDASHSLRRLLQKYDPGQEVEITYIREGKEHKAKLVLDEMKQ
- the rpsB gene encoding 30S ribosomal protein S2, with translation MADLVSAKKIEELGGHLGHLRSILHPSFKPYVADIKNRVVFIDTKKTVVKLKEALDFLKKHKKEKVLWVGSKVTAKEFIKEIGKGLGHPYVAEKWLGGMLTNFETLKKNLQRLEELKNKEEGQKFKAMTKKERQLLQQKRERMERVLSGLVNLKEMPEIIVVVDPAHEEIAVKEARKKGLKVVAICDVSANLDQVDFPIPLNDESRSALRIVLESLGRCFDPNFSLKTETKK
- the rpmE gene encoding 50S ribosomal protein L31, translating into MDKSKKQKTKLNWIKIRCDCGAVFETLSTRDKDLKVEICSHCHPLYTGNQKLVDTTGQVEKFKERLKKAKLLKKKKA
- the frr gene encoding ribosome recycling factor, whose product is MDFVQVEVSALRKKMEEVLENFKEEIKGFRLGKASAALVENLKIPYYGQEIPLNSLANVSVIDVLNLSVEPYDPGTKADIIQGFKKVDLGANIIEEGDRIRLSFPPISEERKKELIKLLGQKKEEAKVVLRRLREGVWEEIQNKVKDKELPEDDKFRAEKELNDLISEFNQQLEELAEGKEKEINE
- the tsf gene encoding translation elongation factor Ts, translated to MNIKDLVRLRRETQAPLSECKEALEESEGDLSKAKKILKKKGLLAADKRKDRAAKEGIIGAYVHSNKKIGVLVELACETDFVARNKDFQDFAHKLAMQIASMDPKDIKELLSQDWIFESGSSVENMLKELIHKTGENIQIKNFVRLQIGSN
- a CDS encoding GIY-YIG nuclease family protein, with the translated sequence MILTSKLAARIGEISEKPGVYVFYNQQKQPLYIGKAKNLRRRIAHYLKAGGKANQILKSSHFLKINPTDSEIEALLLEADLIKVFQPKFNVRQKDDRSFLYLVIRYDDFPYLEVVREKNLNLKNKDKVFGPFVDSVSLKEALKALRQIFPFRDCKPSQFLKARKNKHPCLYYHLDKCLAPCLGKVSKRRYQNMIQELISFLKIKKDLLVKKWQREMKGAALRQQFEKAKILRDRLRALERLSRLKFIAEDLPERKKSFRIEAFDIAQIFGESKVGGEVVYKGSLDKENILKGQFLKSEFRRFKLSQKKDDLNLLGEMLRRRFKHQEWEFPDLVLVDGGENHLRLARRILREFDLNIPVVALTKDRRHKVKRPVLPFDRFKWPYLADFVRKNWFVLIEIDDKAHRFSQSYFHLLRSQKIKKKRGK